A genomic stretch from Embleya scabrispora includes:
- a CDS encoding substrate-binding domain-containing protein, whose product MTHRRRTRRAAAMVAAFAFAAALTACSSGKDDKTGSGSPSGPPASLSGTVKIAYLQKQGDQQYFVDEADGARAKAKELGVDLKVVNLGNDTNKAVSEVQAATAQKYHGVVIVVPDPAVGPQVVDIATNGGAPLLASDDQICLTGPDPTKCAKDKLVPRVGFSGPQMGTQVGGRAADEFRKSGWNPADTAIIAAWKQDVTVCTDRVDAAREAFRQATGADVKVLRVGTDNTPPDAQNKTAATMSGNRSVKHWIVWGCNDENVTGAVTALQNGGYGAADVIGVGLGGYLACKDWGSGKPSGMKAALFINGYEVGGLAVQTMVDRLRNGKPFPAEAFATTKMVDPADWRQSGLKCT is encoded by the coding sequence ATGACGCACCGCAGACGCACCCGGCGGGCAGCGGCGATGGTGGCGGCGTTCGCATTCGCCGCGGCGCTCACCGCGTGTTCGTCCGGCAAGGACGACAAGACCGGATCCGGCTCGCCCTCGGGCCCGCCCGCTTCGTTATCCGGCACGGTCAAGATCGCGTACCTGCAAAAGCAGGGCGATCAGCAGTACTTCGTCGACGAAGCGGACGGTGCCCGCGCCAAGGCCAAGGAACTCGGCGTCGACCTCAAGGTCGTCAATCTCGGCAACGACACCAACAAGGCCGTCAGCGAGGTCCAGGCGGCGACGGCCCAGAAATACCACGGTGTCGTGATCGTCGTACCCGATCCCGCCGTGGGACCGCAGGTCGTCGACATCGCCACGAACGGCGGCGCGCCCCTGCTCGCGTCCGACGACCAGATCTGCCTCACCGGCCCGGACCCGACCAAGTGCGCCAAGGACAAACTCGTCCCGCGCGTGGGCTTCAGCGGCCCGCAGATGGGCACCCAGGTGGGCGGGCGGGCGGCCGACGAATTCAGGAAGTCGGGCTGGAATCCCGCCGACACCGCGATCATCGCCGCCTGGAAACAGGACGTGACCGTGTGCACCGACCGGGTCGACGCCGCCCGCGAGGCCTTCAGGCAGGCGACCGGCGCGGACGTCAAGGTGCTCAGGGTCGGCACCGACAACACCCCGCCCGACGCGCAGAACAAGACGGCGGCCACGATGAGCGGCAACCGCTCGGTGAAGCACTGGATCGTGTGGGGCTGCAACGACGAGAACGTCACCGGCGCGGTCACCGCGCTGCAGAACGGCGGCTACGGCGCCGCCGACGTGATCGGCGTGGGACTGGGCGGCTATCTGGCGTGCAAGGACTGGGGTTCGGGCAAGCCGAGCGGGATGAAGGCCGCGCTGTTCATCAACGGCTACGAGGTCGGCGGCCTCGCGGTACAGACCATGGTCGATCGGCTCAGGAACGGGAAACCCTTCCCCGCCGAGGCGTTCGCGACGACGAAGATGGTCGACCCCGCCGACTGGCGACAATCCGGCCTCAAGTGCACGTGA
- a CDS encoding sugar ABC transporter ATP-binding protein translates to MTNNPSPALPGPALAVEDIHKDFAGVHALRGITLDFPRGTVTALMGENGAGKSTLIRILNGDHRPGRGRVLVAGIPRVLHSPADARRHGIRVIPQEPEIVPHVSVAENVYIGALPRKPGRLLDRGTLYRRMRSDLERLGFAHAIAPETLGSRLSPAQRQLVEILRALTTEAAVLAFDEPTSSLSEHEVETLFGLIRRLRDRGLAIIYVSHRMQEIFRLADRVAVLRDGELAGIRDAGRTDEGEVVRLMVGRDLSALFARNRNARDRVVLEVRDVTTDDVSHIHLDVREGEVVALAGLVGAGRSELAAALVGDVPIHSGEIRVEGRRLRLRSPRDAVRAGIGYAPEERKAQALFLTGSVRYNIGIAVLDRLRRFRFVGARRERRLAREFVDRLEVRTPSLDHEVRKLSGGNQQKVVLARRLARRPEILILDEPTRGIDIGAKAEIYRLIDELAAAGIAILVISSELPEVLGLADRIVVMQNGRITGELDRADADEEAVLALAMAFDLAEPTQGNPT, encoded by the coding sequence ATGACGAACAACCCGTCCCCCGCCCTCCCGGGCCCAGCACTCGCCGTCGAGGACATCCACAAGGACTTCGCCGGAGTCCACGCCCTGCGCGGCATCACGCTGGACTTCCCCCGCGGCACCGTCACCGCGCTCATGGGGGAGAACGGCGCCGGCAAGTCCACCCTCATCAGGATCCTCAACGGCGACCATCGACCCGGACGCGGCCGGGTCCTCGTCGCCGGCATCCCCCGCGTACTGCACAGCCCCGCCGACGCCCGCCGACACGGCATCCGCGTCATCCCCCAGGAACCCGAGATCGTCCCGCACGTCAGCGTCGCGGAGAACGTCTACATCGGCGCGCTGCCCCGCAAACCGGGCCGCCTCCTCGACCGCGGCACCCTGTACCGGCGCATGCGCTCCGACCTCGAACGCCTGGGATTCGCGCACGCCATCGCCCCCGAAACCCTCGGCTCGCGGCTCTCCCCCGCCCAGCGCCAACTCGTCGAGATCCTGCGTGCCCTCACCACGGAGGCCGCCGTGTTGGCCTTCGACGAGCCGACCTCGTCGCTGTCCGAACACGAGGTGGAAACGCTCTTCGGCCTCATCCGACGCCTGCGCGACCGGGGGTTGGCGATCATCTACGTCTCGCACCGCATGCAGGAGATCTTCCGCCTCGCCGACCGCGTCGCGGTCCTGCGCGACGGCGAGTTGGCCGGCATCCGCGACGCCGGACGCACCGACGAGGGCGAGGTGGTTCGGCTGATGGTCGGACGCGACCTGTCGGCGCTGTTCGCACGCAACCGCAACGCGCGCGACCGGGTCGTCCTGGAGGTCCGGGACGTCACCACCGACGACGTCTCGCACATACACCTCGACGTCCGCGAAGGCGAAGTCGTCGCCCTGGCCGGGCTGGTCGGCGCCGGCCGATCCGAACTCGCCGCCGCACTCGTCGGCGACGTGCCGATCCACTCCGGCGAGATACGCGTCGAGGGCCGGCGGCTGCGCCTGCGCAGCCCCCGCGACGCCGTACGCGCGGGCATCGGCTACGCACCCGAGGAGCGCAAGGCGCAGGCGTTGTTCCTGACCGGCTCGGTCCGCTACAACATCGGCATCGCGGTCCTCGACCGGCTGCGCCGCTTCCGCTTCGTCGGCGCGCGCCGCGAACGGCGCCTCGCGCGGGAGTTCGTCGACCGCCTCGAAGTACGCACCCCGTCCCTCGACCACGAGGTGCGCAAACTGTCCGGCGGCAACCAACAAAAGGTCGTCCTCGCCCGCCGGCTCGCCCGCCGACCCGAGATCCTGATCCTGGACGAGCCCACGCGCGGCATCGACATCGGCGCCAAGGCGGAAATCTACCGCCTGATCGACGAGTTGGCGGCGGCCGGCATCGCCATCCTCGTCATCTCCTCCGAACTGCCCGAGGTACTCGGCCTCGCGGACCGCATCGTCGTGATGCAGAACGGCAGGATCACCGGCGAACTCGACCGCGCCGACGCCGACGAGGAGGCCGTCCTCGCCCTCGCCATGGCATTCGACCTCGCCGAACCGACCCAGGGGAACCCGACATGA
- a CDS encoding ABC transporter permease, whose translation MTTTTDASPPTPATSAGGARARALPRRVAGAVGAQNTSLVGALIVVVGTFAWLDDGYLTRANMTVIGDTVAVTGLLAVVQTVVIICGALDISVGSQAGVASVVSAMAFTSTDGNAALGILAAIGVGIAAGVVNGIVIVYGRVNPVIATLATLAAYKGVAQLLAGGRAQGYVLGDDFFIFVARGKILGLSVQIRALAVVAVAVHVLLKYTDIGRNLYAIGGNDTAARLAGININKYLVSVYALVGVVAAIAGVILTARTGSGQPTSGSEGLELKAITAAALGGCALKGGKGGIGGTLLAVFLLGALENGLNVVGVNSFWQNVAQGALLVVAVVIQQRRNGERAVGLPT comes from the coding sequence ATGACCACCACGACCGACGCATCGCCGCCGACGCCCGCCACGTCCGCCGGCGGCGCCCGTGCCCGCGCGCTGCCCCGCCGGGTCGCCGGCGCCGTCGGCGCGCAGAACACCAGCCTCGTCGGCGCGCTCATCGTCGTCGTCGGCACCTTCGCCTGGCTCGACGACGGCTACCTCACCAGGGCCAACATGACGGTCATCGGCGACACGGTCGCGGTCACCGGTCTGCTCGCCGTGGTCCAGACCGTGGTCATCATCTGCGGCGCGCTCGACATCTCCGTCGGCTCGCAGGCCGGCGTCGCCTCCGTCGTCAGCGCGATGGCCTTCACCTCCACCGACGGCAATGCCGCCCTCGGCATCCTCGCCGCGATCGGCGTCGGCATCGCGGCGGGCGTGGTCAACGGGATCGTCATCGTGTACGGCCGGGTCAATCCCGTCATCGCCACCCTCGCCACCCTCGCCGCGTACAAGGGTGTCGCCCAACTCCTCGCGGGCGGCCGGGCCCAGGGCTACGTGCTCGGCGACGACTTCTTCATCTTCGTCGCGCGCGGCAAGATCCTCGGACTGTCCGTCCAGATCCGGGCGTTGGCGGTGGTCGCCGTCGCCGTGCACGTCCTGCTCAAGTACACCGACATCGGTCGCAACCTCTACGCGATCGGCGGCAACGACACCGCCGCGCGCCTCGCGGGCATCAACATCAACAAGTATCTGGTGTCCGTGTACGCCCTCGTCGGGGTCGTCGCGGCGATTGCCGGCGTCATCCTGACCGCGCGCACCGGGTCCGGCCAACCCACCTCCGGCAGCGAGGGCCTGGAGCTCAAGGCCATCACGGCGGCGGCACTGGGCGGTTGCGCCCTCAAGGGCGGCAAGGGCGGCATCGGCGGCACACTCCTGGCCGTCTTCCTCCTGGGCGCGCTGGAGAACGGCCTCAACGTCGTCGGCGTCAACTCGTTCTGGCAAAACGTCGCGCAGGGAGCCCTCCTGGTCGTCGCCGTCGTCATTCAACAACGCCGCAACGGGGAACGGGCGGTGGGGCTGCCGACGTAG
- a CDS encoding GNAT family N-acetyltransferase, with protein MSETISYTWREPLTDDEMVDLVRSHGGSAVAGWWNRIEPHSLGWVSARDGAGLLVGFVNVAWDGADHAFLLDTKTRGSYRHRGIGTAVVRLAAEQARAAGCEWLHVDFEPELRRFYFDACGFRGTDAGLIHLTTGP; from the coding sequence ATGAGCGAAACGATCTCCTACACCTGGCGCGAACCCCTCACCGACGACGAGATGGTCGACCTCGTCCGGTCGCACGGCGGCAGCGCCGTTGCCGGCTGGTGGAACCGGATCGAGCCGCACAGCCTCGGCTGGGTGAGCGCCCGTGACGGCGCGGGACTCCTGGTCGGCTTCGTGAACGTGGCCTGGGACGGGGCGGACCACGCGTTCCTGCTCGACACCAAGACGCGGGGCTCGTACCGGCATCGCGGCATCGGAACGGCCGTCGTCCGCCTGGCGGCGGAGCAGGCGCGCGCGGCGGGGTGCGAGTGGCTGCACGTGGACTTCGAACCGGAGTTGCGACGCTTCTACTTCGACGCCTGCGGCTTCCGCGGCACGGATGCCGGGCTGATCCACCTGACCACAGGGCCGTAG
- a CDS encoding PPOX class F420-dependent oxidoreductase, with protein sequence MTRAADPLAPLADHDHEHEQDHAMPHRNRPEETTAMLDPEVRRVLDGTPIAHLATVLPDGAPHSVPVWIGTHGDHIVILTGPDSRKARNLRRDPRVALSLTPEDDPFRPIAIRGRVVEWLDGDAGWTVVDRVAAKYIGRPYSRDLRRVVAIIEPERQAVGMS encoded by the coding sequence ATGACCCGCGCCGCCGACCCGCTCGCACCGCTCGCCGACCACGACCACGAGCACGAGCAGGACCACGCAATGCCCCACCGGAACCGACCCGAGGAGACCACCGCCATGCTCGACCCCGAAGTGCGCCGCGTGCTCGACGGAACCCCGATCGCCCACCTCGCCACCGTCCTCCCGGACGGCGCGCCGCACTCGGTCCCCGTGTGGATCGGTACGCACGGCGACCACATCGTGATCCTGACCGGCCCGGACAGCCGCAAGGCCCGAAACCTGCGCCGCGACCCCCGAGTCGCGCTGTCCCTGACGCCGGAGGACGACCCCTTCCGGCCGATCGCCATCCGCGGCCGGGTCGTCGAATGGCTCGACGGCGACGCGGGCTGGACGGTGGTCGACCGCGTGGCCGCCAAGTACATCGGCCGGCCGTACTCGCGAGACCTACGGCGCGTCGTCGCGATCATCGAGCCGGAGCGGCAGGCGGTGGGGATGTCATGA
- a CDS encoding dihydrofolate reductase family protein produces MSKVISSHAVSVDGYITGREPGPGRGLGAGSMLFDWYFDGDVPSRVFDGFRQSEPSARVFDALASRIGAVVAGRNTYEDSDRFGGGSPHPTARLFVLSHRPAPEITERQTLITTGIADAIAAAREAAGDKDVALMGGGVLTEGLAAGLVDEVILHQVPILLGEGRPFFRELPEHVHLRLVDAVPAPGVTHLHYAVER; encoded by the coding sequence ATGAGCAAGGTCATCAGCAGCCACGCCGTATCGGTGGACGGCTACATCACCGGTCGCGAGCCCGGCCCGGGGCGGGGGCTCGGTGCCGGGTCGATGCTCTTCGACTGGTACTTCGACGGCGACGTCCCCAGCCGGGTGTTCGACGGTTTCCGGCAGAGCGAGCCGAGTGCGCGGGTCTTCGACGCCCTCGCGAGCCGGATCGGCGCGGTCGTGGCCGGGCGCAACACCTACGAGGACTCCGACCGCTTCGGCGGCGGCAGCCCCCACCCGACGGCCCGGCTGTTCGTCCTCAGTCACCGCCCGGCACCGGAGATCACCGAGCGGCAGACCCTGATCACCACCGGCATCGCGGACGCGATCGCCGCGGCTCGCGAGGCCGCCGGCGACAAGGACGTCGCGCTCATGGGCGGCGGCGTCCTGACCGAGGGGTTGGCGGCGGGGCTCGTCGACGAGGTGATCCTCCATCAGGTGCCGATCCTGCTGGGCGAAGGCCGCCCGTTCTTCCGGGAGTTGCCCGAACACGTGCACCTGCGCCTGGTCGACGCCGTCCCGGCACCCGGCGTCACCCACCTCCACTACGCGGTGGAGCGATGA
- a CDS encoding winged helix-turn-helix transcriptional regulator → MQRTDFSKMACSIARTLDVIGEPWSPLVLRDVWVGVTRFEQLQADLGISRKVLTERLNHLVEQGVLERRPYDRRPRYEYVLTEKGTELVDLLMVMTGWGDKWLAGEAGPPVLYRHHTCGEISGAELRCTHCGNPMHATDVDLLPGPGAAG, encoded by the coding sequence ATGCAGCGGACGGACTTCAGCAAGATGGCGTGCTCGATCGCCCGAACCCTCGATGTCATCGGCGAGCCCTGGTCGCCACTGGTGCTGCGCGACGTATGGGTCGGGGTCACCCGCTTCGAGCAGCTCCAGGCCGACCTCGGAATCTCCCGCAAGGTCCTGACGGAGCGGCTGAACCACCTGGTCGAACAGGGTGTGCTCGAGCGACGCCCGTACGACCGGCGACCGCGCTACGAGTACGTGCTGACCGAGAAGGGCACCGAGTTGGTCGACCTGCTGATGGTCATGACCGGTTGGGGCGACAAGTGGCTCGCGGGCGAGGCGGGCCCACCGGTGCTGTACCGCCACCACACGTGCGGCGAAATCAGCGGCGCCGAACTGCGCTGCACCCACTGCGGCAACCCGATGCACGCAACCGACGTCGACCTCCTACCGGGCCCGGGCGCGGCCGGGTAG